The proteins below come from a single Phocoena sinus isolate mPhoSin1 chromosome 2, mPhoSin1.pri, whole genome shotgun sequence genomic window:
- the POLR2M gene encoding protein GRINL1A: protein MFSLPRGFEPQAPEDLGQRSLAELREMLKRQERLLRNVKFICKLPDKGKKILDSVAKLKAAIAEREEVRGRSELFHPISLDCKERQKAIMVVDGDTDKAQNSDQILDTSSPVPGCSSVANITSSQTTSQQQGLARPTLGGDAAAPEAEHTVSERPASSIRTATPSSSAASEPLTQHRASSQVEDHPSSSDDLFIDRLQRITIADPVEHHSEENQSPENLAGLCSGLQKKPHYMEVLEMRAKNPMPLQHKFKTNVLPSHQRDSLSPCQRRGSPVSSEERRHRDRKHLDDITAARLLPLHHMPTQLLSTEESLALQKQQKQSYEEMQAKLAAQKLAERLNIKMQSYNPEGESSRKYQEVRDEGDDQSSDDEF from the exons ATGTTCTCGCTGCCCCGCGGCTTCGAGCCCCAAGCTCCCGAGGACTTGGGGCAGCGGAGTTTGGCGGAGCTGCGGGAAATGTTGAAGCGCCAGGAGAGACTTTTGCGCAACGT AAAATTCATTTGCAAATTGCCCGACAAAGGTAAAAAGATCTTAGACTCCGTCGCCAAACTGAAAGCTGCCATTGCAGAACGGGAAGAAGTTAGAGGAAGAAGTGAACTCTTTCATCCCATTAGTTTAGACTGTAAGGAGAGGCAAAAAGCGATTATGGTTGTTGATGGCGACACAGATAAGGCCCAGAATTCTGACCAGATACTTGATACTTCATCACCAGTTCCTGGCTGTTCCTCTGTAGCTAACATCACATCATCTCAGACAACCTCACAACAACAGGGACTGGCACGTCCGACTCTCGGAGGCGATGCTGCGGCCCCTGAGGCGGAACACACAGTGAGCGAACGCCCAGCTTCCAGCATCAGAACTGCCACGCCTTCCTCATCTGCAGCTAGTGAGCCCCTCACTCAGCATCGTGCTTCAAGTCAAGTGGAGGACCATCCTAGCAGCTCGGACGACCTGTTTATTGATAGATTACAAAGGATCACCATTGCGGACCCCGTTGAACACCACTCAGAAGAAAACCAGAGTCCTGAGAACTTGGCCGGCCTTTGCAGCGGGCTGCAGAAGAAGCCTCATTACATGGAAGTGCTAGAAATGCGAGCCAAAAACCCCATGCCCCTACAGCATAAATTTAAAACCAATGT ATTACCTTCACATCAACGTGATTCGTTGAGTCCTTGTCAGAGGAGGGGGTCTCCTGTCTCCTCAGAAGAGAGACGGCACAGGGACAGGAAGCATCTCGATGACATCACAGCAGCCCGGCTTCTGCCACTCCACCACATGCCTACACAGCTGCTCTCCACAGAAGAGTCACTGGCACTTCAGAAACAGCAGAAACAGAGTTATGAG gagatGCAAGCCAAGCTCGCAGCACAAAAATTAGCTGAAAGACTGAATATTAAAATGCAGAGCTATAATCCAGAAGGGGAGTCTTCGAGGAAGTACCAAGAAGTAAGGGATGAAGGCGATGATCAGTCCTCCGATGACGAATTCTGA